The Aeromonas encheleia genomic sequence ATGCCGGCACGCAGCACCCCTTTCTCTTCCATCACCAGGCCCACCAGCTTGGGCTGGGTACCGGCGGCCTTCTGGGCCTCCAGCGCGGCGCGGCCGATGAACTGGCGATCGGCAGGCTCCCAGGCCAGGGTCCAGGCCATGTTGGCGGCGAGCGGGCTGATGCTCTCGTCCATGTCCTGGCCGTAGAGGTTCATGCCGGCTTCCAGACGCAGGGTGTCACGGGCACCCAGGCCGCAAGGGGCCACGCCGTTATCCAGCAGCGCCTGCCACAGGGCACAGGCCTGCGGCTCGGGCACCACGATCTCGTAGCCATCTTCCCCGGTGTAGCCGGTGGTGGCGATGAACAGATCCCCCGCCTGCACGCCGAAGAAGGGCTTCATGCCGGCGACGGCGGCGTTTTGCTCGGCGCTGAATACTTTGGCTGCCTTGGCCTTGGCCTGCGGGCCCTGCACCGCGATCATGGCGAGCTCGGGGCGCTCGGTCACGCTCACGGCAAAATCGATGGCGTGGTGGCGGATCCAGGCCAGATCCTTGTCGCGGGTGGCGGAGTTCACCACCAGGCGGTAGAAGGTATCGGTCAGGTAGTAGGTGATGAGGTCATCGATGACGCCACCGTCCGGATTGAGCATGCCGCTGTAGAGGGCCTTGCCGGGGACGGTGAGCTTGGCCACGTCGTTGGCCAGCAGGTGTTGCAGGAAGGCTTTGACCCGCTCGCCGGTCAGGTCGACGATGGTCATGTGGGAGACATCGAACATGCCCGCATCGGTGCGCACCGCGTGGTGCTCTTCCAGCTGGGAGCCGTAGTTGATGGGCATTTCCCAACCGTGGAAGTCCACCATCTTGGCGCCAGCTTCCAGGTGTTTGGGATGCAGTACAGTAGTCTGGATCATCGCTGTGTTTCCTTAAGCGTTAGCGACAACACTCGCAATCCGTCCCATCTCGCTTGAACATCAGGAAGGGAGACAGGATCACAAGGTCTGTGCTCGTTCCCGCCCTTGCGGGCAAGAGTGATTCCTTGAACGGAGCGGATTATATGACAAGAGCGCTAGGGCGCCGCTCAAAAAAAACTAATCCGCTCACGGCAAACTGACACCAGACACTAAGGTAAAAACAGTGATAAAAACAGTACATGACCGACATTTACGAGATTTAATGTTGATTTTTACCGTTACGTCACAATTTGCAGAAAAACGTTTCGCCTGGCGCCAACATTAAAGGCTGACGCCCCGCAGGGGCAATCAGCCTCGTCAGATTAGTTTTGTTGTTAAAAACCCCGAGTAATATTAGATTTTTTCACCCTTGGTCGGCGCCAGCGGCTCGCCGTCCAGTCCCATCGCGGCCCGGATCACCCTCCTACTTCAGCCGGGTCGGCAAATTTTTCCCCTTGGCCAGGGCGGGCAACTCACCGTCCAGCCCCATGGCGGCCCGGATCACCCCTTGCTTGAGCGGCGTCAGCCCATCGACCGCCCGCAGCCCCACCCCGCGCATCAGCTTCTTGAGCGGATGGTTGCCGCTGAACAGCCGCTTGAGCCCCTCCATCGCCGCCAGCATGCGGGCGGCCTCGCTCTTGCGCCAACGCTCGTAGCCGCGCAGGTTGGCCAGCAGGCCGATGTCCGCCCCCGCGCTGTGGCTGCGCAGCAGTTGCTCGGCCAGGGCCGCCGCATCCAGCAGGCCCAGGTTGACCCCCTGCCCCGCCAGCGGATGTATGGTGTGGGCCGCATCCCCCACCAGCACCAGCCGTTCGCGGGCAAAATCGCGGGCATAGCGGGCGGTGAGCGGGATGGCGCTGCGGGCCCCCTCCACCTTGCACAGTCCCAGCCGCCCATCAAAGGCGGCGGTCAGCTGGCGATTGAACCCTTCGTCGTCCAGGGCACACAGCGCCTCGGCGCGGGCGGCGGGCACCGACCAGACGATGGAGCAGAGATCTGGCTGCCACAGGGGCAGGAAGGCGAGCGGGCCATCCGGGGTGAAGATCTGGCGCGCCACCGCCTCATGGGGCTCCTGGGTGCGTACCGTCGCTACCAGAGCGTGGTGGCCGTAATCCCAGCTGGTGAGCGGGATGTCGGCCTGGCGGCGCACCCAGGAGTGGGCCCCGTCGGCGGCCACCACCAGTTTGGCCGAGAGGGCGCGGCCGTCGTCCAGCAGCAGCACTGAACCCGCCGGGCTGCTCTGCAGGCTGGCGGCCCGGGCCGGGGTGAGCAGGCTGATGTTGCTCGCCCCCGCAATGGCATCCAGCAGCGCCAGCTGGATGACCCTGTTCTCGACGATGTGGCCGAGTGCCGGTTGGCGCAGACTGGCAGCATCAAAATCGATATGGCCGAAGCTGTCTTGCTCCCACACCTGCATCCTGTCGTACGGCTGCAGGCGCCGCGCCGCGATCCCGGCCCAGGCACCGACTCCTTGCAGTATCTGCTGGCTGGCGAGGCTCAGGGCGCTGACCCTGTTGTCCGGCGCGTCCCCGAGCGCGGGATCGGGCAGTTGCCCCTCCACCACCACCACCTTGAGCGCACTCTCCCTGAGCGCGGCGGCGAGCCCAAGGCCCACCATGCCACCACCCACGATCACCACATCCACCGTCTGCATTTGCATCATCTATTTCCTTTCATACCCGGCCGCACCGGGCCACCGGGAACATAAACCGGGGCAGGTCTGGCCTGCCGGTCGGACGCTCGACGCATCCCTCACCTTGTCGCCGTCTGGCTGACGAACCCCAGCGTCTGGGCTGCCAGCGGTGCCTTGAGGCAGGGCAGCAGTCCCATCAGGGAGAGCGCCAGATTGCGGCCCGCCACCAGGGGTGCGTGGCCATTGGAGAAGAGCTGGGCCAGGGACGAGGTCAGCCAGATGGTGTGGGCCTGATCCTCCTGGCGCCGCCGCCAGTAGCGGCTCAGCACCCCGAAGCTGCCGATCTCTTCCCCGGCCGCCAGCGCCTGGGCCACCGCCTGGGTGAGCAAGTCCAGATCGCGCATGCCGAGGTTGAAGCCCTGGCCGGCGATGGGGTGCAGCAGATGGGCGGCATTGCCCACCAGCACGGTGCGCTGGGCCAGCGGGTAGTCGGCGGCGGTCAACACCAGCGGATAGAGGTGGCGCTGGCCGCTGCGCTCGAAGCGCCCGAGCCGCCAGCCAAAGGCCTGCTGCAGGCGGGTCAGGAAGGCGGCGTCATCCAGCGCCATCAGTGCATCCGCCTCGGCTCGGGCGACACTCCACACCAGGGAGGAGAGCCCGTCCTGCATCGGCAGCAGCGCCAGCGGCCCCCCCTCGGTGAAACGTTCGAACGCCCGGCCAGCCGGATCTTGCGCCGTCCTGACGGTGGCGATGATGGCGCTCTGCTCGTAGTCGTGGCGGGTCACCGCCAGCTTGAAGTGCTGGCGCACGAAGGAGTTGCCCCCGTCGGCCGCCACCAGCAACCGGCTCTGGTAGCGCTCACCGCTCGCCAGGGTCAGGACCACCCCCTCCTCGAGCGGCTCAATGGCCGAGAGCTGGGCCGGGCAGCACATCCGGATATGGGGGCAGGCGGCGATCCCCCGCTGCAGCTCGATGCCCGCCGCCGACAACTCGATCACCTGACCGAGCGCGGGCAGTCCGTACTCCGCCGCCGACAGCCTGGCCTGGCCGGGATGACCCCTGTCCGAGACGTGGATGTCGGTGATGGGGGCGCAGTGAGGGGCGAAGCGGGACCAGAGACCGTGGCGCTCAAGCGCCTCGCAGGTACCGGCCGAGAGGGCGATGGCACGGGCATCGAAGCCGGGATGGGCATTGAGTTCGGGGGCGCTCGCCTCCAGCAGCAGGATCTGCAGGGGCGCACCGGTCGGCCCGCGCAGGGCCGCGAGGGAGAGCGCCAGCACGGCGCCACTCATACCACCGCCGACGATAGCCACATCGACGTGAACCAGAGAGGATTGAGACATGAGATGAGGGGAAGCAGCTAAAACATGGGCTCATGCTATCACAAAGCCGGGGGGCAGGATGCGAAGCCACGGGCAAAAACCGATTCTGGGCCATCGCTTAGCCGGGCAATCCGCTGCCAGGATTGGCCGCCCCCAATACAACGCTCCCATACACAAAGAGCGCCCTTCGGCGCTCTTTTCATGCAATGACGGGCACAGTCACGGGGATCAGTGCAGGGTCGGCGGCGTGTTCGGGGCATCTGGGCGCTTGCCGAACTCTTCGAAGGTCATCATGACCCCGAGACGCACGTGCTCGTAGAGCACCAGGAAGGAGGCTTCGTTCTCGTCATCCTCCTGATCGAACTCGGCAGAGACCTGGGTGATGCTGGCGATGTCCTGGATCATCTCCTGCAGCTCTTCCGAGGCCTTGGACAGCTCCTGCTGCACCACGCCGAAACCGGCAAGGAAGGCCTGGGACCAGTCCACCAGGGCGTCGATACGCTCATCGAGCGGCTCCTCGTCGCTTGGCAACAGCAGCTCGACCCCTTTCTGGGCCATCAGGCTCTCGATCACCTCGTGATAGAGATCGGTCATCAGCTGGCGCACCGGTGCCGGCAGACCGAAACCGTCGTTGACCAGATCGTTGAAGGGGGGCAACCAGCTCTTGTCATCCAGTGCCACGCCACCGCAGACCAGGCCACAGATCACGCCATGGGCCTCGACAGCCGTAGCCATCAGCTCGTGCTGTTCCATCAGGTCGGCCACGACCGCGTATTTCGGGGGGTTCGTTTTGCTCATCGAAGATCCGCTCAAAGTTCAGGCAAATATGCAAAATTTATGGCAAGGATCCTAGCATTCTCCCCCTTCCAGGGCCAGCAAGGCCTTGAAACTTCTGTATCTGCGCTATATAGTCCCGCCCAGTTGTCCACGTGGATAAAGGCGGAAATCAGCCCCGCCGTATTGAGGAAGGCATGAGCATAGAGGCCGTAGAAATCGTCATCTTGGGACGTCCCTACAAGGTATCCTGTCCCCTGGGACAGCAGGATGCCCTGCGCCAGGCCGCCGACCAGCTGAGTGACAAGCTTATCGAGCTGCGTCAACGCTCCAAGGTCTCCAGCAATGAACAGCTTGCCATCATGGCGGCGCTCAACTTCTGTCATGAGCTCTGCCTTGAAAAAGACAAGAACCACCAATATTCTGAGACCATGGACAAGCGGATCAAGATGCTGCAGCGCACCATCGAAGCTGCCTTGATCGAGCACGGACAATATGGTGATTCCAGCGAGCAGGGCCTGCAGCCCTAAACGCGACCCGTTTTAAAATTCCCTGGGATGTGCGTCAGCCGGTTCAAGTCCCCGAGCCGATAATCATACCCAACAGGAGTTCTATCTTCTGACTATTGCGCATGCTCGGCCCGACCGAGAAGCCTGCGGTCAGTTTAGATCTCCGCCTTGAACTCACGGTTCAAGGGCCCAAACCGGCAACGGCATCTCCGGGGTACCTAGTGCAAAAGCCCGTCATTGATATGACGGGCTTTTTTTATCCGCGGCCCGCGCCCAGCCCCTCCAACACCGCAAAACCTTTATTAAAAATACGCATAATATCAATGCGATATCTATTTGTTATTTTTTTGTTGCTTCAGCCTTGCGAACTCTCCCTGTCTCACCTAAAAATGTAATCGATTACATTTTAAACACAGGAAGCTGGAATGAGCCGCACCACCGCCCCCGTCAACCCCATCTCCATGGCCGCCGTGGCGGCCCGGGCCGGGGTGTCGGTCGCCACCGTCTCCAGGGTGCTGAACCATCAGGAGGGCGTCACCGGCAAGACCAAGGCCAAGGTCAACCTCGCCGTCGAGGAACTCGGCTACCGGGTCAATCAGCTGGCCAACAGCCTGCGCACCGCCAGAAGCTGGCTGCTGCTCATCATGGTGCCCGACCTCAGCAACCCCTTCTACATCGAGATAGTGCGCGGCATAGACAGAGTGGCCCGCCAGCACGGCTACTTCGTGCTGCTGTGCGACACCGGCGCCGATCCGGGCCGGGAGCGCTCGGCCTTCGAGCTGCTGCGCACCCACAGAGCCGACGGCGCCATCTGTCTGGATCCCGACTCCATCCAACTGGGGCTGAGCCAGGAGATCAACGCGCTGCCCTGGGTCGCCTGCTGTGAGTTTGACCCCGCCATGCCGGTTCCCTACGTGGGCATAGATAACCAGGCGGCGGCGGCGGAGGCGATCCGCTATCTGCTGAGCCGGGGCCACAGCCGCATCGCGCTGATAGGCGCGGATCCCGCCTACCTCTACGCCCGCCAGCGCGAGGCCGGGGTCCGCCAGGCCCTGGCAGAGGCCGGACTGACCCTGGCGGAGGAGTGGAACATCCGGGTCACCAGCTTCAGCTTCCTGGCCGGGGCCGAGGCGGCAAAGCAACTGCTCCGTTGCCCGCACCGTCCGACTGCCATCTTCGCCGTCGCCGATGCGCTGGCCATCGGCCTGATGCACAGCCTGCAAGAGGCGGGGCTGCGCATCCCGGACGACATCGCCATCATGGGCTTCGATGACATCGCCATGAGCGCCCAGCTCAATCCGCCACTCACCACCATGGCGCAACCCATGGACGAGCTCGGTGCCGAGGCCGCCCGCCTGCTGCTGCAGCGCTTGAATGCTCCCGACACCCCGCTGACCGGCCGCCTGCTCCCCCATCGGCTCGTCAGCAGAGGGAGCGCCTGATGCAAGCCCCCACAAGCAGGCCATTCTGGCTGATCACAACAGGAGAAACTGATGAGCCTCAGTGTCGAATTTAGCGGCGTCTGCAAGGACTTTGGGCCCATCCGGGTGCTGCACGGGGTCGACTTCAGCCTGGCGCCGGGGCGGGTCTACGGCCTGCTGGGGGAGAATGGCGCCGGCAAGTCCACCCTGATGAAGATCCTCGCCGGTTACGAGCCGATCAGCGCCGGGCTGATCCGCATCGATGGCGAGGTGCGCGGCTGGCACTCCTCCCGCGAGGCGGAGCAGGCGGGCATAGTGCTGATCCACCAGGAACTCAACCTGGCCGAGCACCTCACCCTGACCCAGAACCTGTTCCTCGGCCATGAGCTGACCCGGGGCGGCCTGCTGGACGAGCGCACCATGGCGACCCAGGCACAGCACTATCTGGAGCTGGTCGGGCTGCAAAGCGCCCCCGCCACCAGGGTGCGCCAGCTCATAGTGGCGGAGAAGCAGCTGGTGGAGATCGCCAAGGCGCTGTCACGCCAGGCCCGCCTGCTGATCATGGATGAACCGACCGCCACCCTGACCCCGGGGGAGACGGCGCGGCTGTTCGCCCTCATCGCCAGGCTCAAGGCGCAGGGCACCACCATCATCTACATCTCCCACAAGCTGGACGAGGTCCAGCGCATCACCGACGAGGTGGTGGTCATGCGCGACGGCCGCTTCGTCAGCCGGGGCGAGACATCGTCGTTCAGCCGTCAGCAGATGGCCAACCTCATGGTGGGGCGCGAGATGTCGGACATGTTCCCGCCCAGGCTGCTGCCGCCGGAGGGCACGGAGATCGCCCTCGCGGTGAGCGGGCTCTGCGTCCCCGGCTGGGTGGAGGATCTCGACTTTGAGGTGCGCAGCGGCGAGATCTATGGCTTCGCCGGGCTGGTAGGGGCCGGCCGCACCGAGGCCTTCGAGGCCATCCTCGGCTTGCGTGAGCGCAAGGCGGGCAGGATCCAGCTGGCAGGCAAGGAGGTGCGCATCGACAGCCCGCGCGCCGCCGTGCGCCAGGGGCTCACCTATCTGCCGGAGGATCGCAAGGGCAAGGGGCTGCACCTGCAGCTCGGGCTGGCCGAGAACCTCACCCTGATGACGCTGGCACGCTATGCCCACCCCTGGCTGGACAAGGGGGCGGAGCGGGCGGCCCTCACCCGGGCCATCAATGATTTCGGCATCAAGGCCGGCTCCCACTCGGCCCGGGCCCGCATGATGTCGGGGGGCAATCAGCAAAAATTGGCCCTCGCCAAGTTTCTGCACCCGGACCCCAGGGTCATCGTCCTCGACGAGCCCACCCGGGGGGTGGATGTCGGTGCCAAACGTGACATCTATTTCCTGATCCAGCGACTGGCCGCCGAGGGGCGCGCCGTCATCGTCATCTCGAGCGAGCTGATCGAGCTGATCGGCCTGTGCCACAGAGTCGCCGTGCTGCGGGCCGGCCGCCTCCAGGCGGTGCTGCCCGCCCATCATCTGACCGAAGAGGAGTTGATCGCCTATGCAACAGGTACCCACTGAAAGCCGCAAAGAGCGGTTGCTCTCCCTGCTAGCCGGGACGGGCCCGCTGCTGGGGCTGATCCTGCTGTGCCTGCTCGGGACCCTGCTCAACCCCGACTTCGCCACCCTGGACAACTTGCTCAACGTGCTGACCCGCACCGCCTTCATCGGCATCATAGCGGTGGGCATGACCTTCGTTATCATGTCCGGCGGCATCGATCTCTCGGTCGGCGCCATGGCCGCCCTGATCGCCGGCGCCATGATCCTCGTCATGAACCGGCTCGGCGCCGGGGCGCTGGCGGATGCCCCCCTGCTGGTGGTGATCCTCGGCATAGGGCTGGCCTTGCTGCTCGGCCTGTTGTTTGGCGCCGGTCACGGCCTGCTCATCACCAGGGGCAAGATTGAGCCCTTCATCGTCACCCTCGGCACCCTCGGCATCTTTCGGGCCGTCCTGACCTATCTGGCCGATGGCGGCGCCCTGACTCTGGACGATGCCCTCAGCGATAGCTACAGCCCCGTCTATTACGGCAGCCTGCTGGGCGTTCCCATCCCGGTCTGGGTCCTGCTGCTGGTGGCGCTGGCGGGGGGGCTGCTGCTCAACCGCACCGCCTTCGGCCGCCATGTGCAGGCCATCGGCTCCAACGAGCAGGTGGCGCGCTACGCTGCCATCCGGGTCGATCTGGTCAAGCTGCTCACCTATGCGCTGCTCGGGCTCTGCGTCGGCATCGCCACCCTGCTCTATGTGCCGCGCCTCGGCTCCGCCACCCCCACCACCGGGCTGCTGTGGGAACTGGAGGCCATCGCCGCCGTGGTGGTGGGAGGCACCTCCCTCAAGGGGGGAGAGGGCCGCATCTTCGGCACCCTGGTGGGTGCCATACTGCTGTCGGTCATCAGCAATATCCTCAATCTGACCAGCATCATCAGTGTTTACCTCAATGCCGCCGTGCAGGGCATCGTGATCATCATGGTCGCCTTCATGCAACACAGGCGTTGAGACTGTTGTGGACAGGAAGGCGAAGAAACGGCAGTGAAACGAGCGGCGGGGTCTTCCCTCGCCAGCGACAAGGAACGGGCGCAAGCCCAACAGTCAAGAGGCTATCAAGATGAACAAGATGCTACATACCCTGGGCGCCTGCGCCCTGATGATCGCTGCCGGCAGCGCCTCGGCGGCCGAGAAGATGACCCTGGGGGTCTCCATCCCGACCGCGACCCACAGCTTCACCGCCGGCATCGTCTGGTGGGCCAACAAGGCCAAGGAGGATCTGGAGAAGGCCAATCCCGATCTCAAGGTGATCGTCAAGACCGCCGCCAATGCCCCAGAGCAAGCCAACCAGCTGCAGGATCTGCTGACGGTCAACAAGATAGACACGCTAGTCATCTTCCCGTTTGAGTCAGCCTCCCTGACCAAGCCGGTCGCCCAGGTCAAGCAGAAGGGGGTCTATGTCACTGTGGTCGATCGGGGGCTGACCGACGTCAGCGCCCAGGATGCCTACGTGGCCGGGGATAACACCGCCTTCGGCAAGCTGCCGGCCGAGTTCATGGCCAAGACCCTGAATGGCAAGGGAGACATAGTCGCCCTGCGCGGCATTCCGACCACCCTGGACAACGAGCGCTTCGAGGCCTTCAGCGGGGTGATGAAGCAGCATGGCGGCATCAAGATCCTCGACGCCAAATATGGCAACTGGAACCGGGATGATGCCTTCAAGGTGATGCAGGACTTCCTGACCCGCTTCAAGCATATCGACGCCGTCTGGGCCGCCGATGACGACATGGCGGTAGGGGTGCTCAAGGCCATCGATCAGGCCAAGCGCACTGACATCAAGCTGGTGTTCGGTGGCGCCGGGGCCAAGGGGGCGATCAAGACCCTGATGGACGGCAGCGATCCCCGCATCCAGGCCAACGTCTCCTACTCCCCCAAGTTCATGTATGACGCCATCATGCTCACCGCCCAGGCTCGCCTCAAGGGCGAGCGCCTGCCGGCCAACACCATCATCCCCTCGGTGCTGATCACCCCGCAAACGGCCAAGGAGTTCTACTTCCCCGACTCCCCGTTCTAAGGGATGGCTGGCGACCGGAGGCTCCGGTCGCCAGCCTGTCGTCCTGAGACTCATCCCTCTTTTATCCAGGAGTGCCCATGAAGACCATCAAGGGACCGGCCATCTTCCTCGCCCAGTTCATGGGGGAGCAGCCGCCATTCGATACGCTCAGCGGCCTGGCGGACTGGGCCGCCGGCCTCGGCTTCCGCGGCCTGCAGCTGCCGACGGACCCGCGCCTGTTCGATCTGGGTCTGGCGGCCAACAGCCAGGATTATTGCGACGAGATAAGCGGCCTGCTGGCCGAGCGGGGCTTGGTCATCACCGAGCTCTCCACCCATCTGCAGGGCCAGCTGCTGGCCGTCCACCCCGCCTATGACAGCCTGTTCGATGGCTTCGCCCCGGCGGCAGTGCGCGGCAAGCCCGCCGCCCGCACCCAATGGGCCGCCGACCAGCTCAAGGCGGCCGCCCTCGCCTCCCGCCGGCTCGGACTCAGCGCACACGTCACCTTCTCCGGTGCCCTCGCCTGGCCCTATCTCTATCCCTGGCCCCAGCGGCCCTCCGGGCTCATCGAGGAGGCCTTCGCCGAGCTGGCCAGGCGCTGGCTCCCCCTGCTCAATGCCTTTGACGAGGCCGGGGTGGACGTCTGTTACGAGCTGCACCCGGGGGAGGACCTATTCGATGGCGCCACGCTGGAGCGCTTCCTCGAGGCAACCGGCGATCATCCCCGCGTCAACGTGCTCTACGACCCCAGCCACATGCTGTTGCAGCAGCTCGATTACCTCGCCTTCCTCGACCTCTATCACGAGCGGGTGCGCGCCTTTCACGTGAAGGATGCCGAGTTCAGGCCCTCGGGGCGACAGGGGGTTTATGGGGGCTACGCCCCCTGGCTCGGGCGGGCGGGGCGCTTTCGCTCCCTGGGGGATGGCCAGATAGACTTTGGCGCCATCTTCAGCAAGCTCGCCCAGTACGACTACCCCGGCTGGGCCGTGCTGGAGTGGGAGTGCGCCCTCAAGCACCCGGAGGATGGCGCCGCCGAGGGGGCCGACTTCATTCGCAATCATATTATCCGGGTCGCCGAGCGCCCCTTCGATGACTTCGCCGGCAGCGGCCTGGCGCGGGAGGCGGTCAGAAGCCTGCTCGGCCTCGGCGATAGCTTGAGCGGTAATTCGGGCGGCAAGACAGGAGAGAAAAAATGACGAGACGACTGCGTCTGGGCATGGTGGGCGGTGGCCAGGGGGCCTTCATCGGCGCCGTGCATCGGCTGGCCGCCCGCATGGACGATCACTATGAGCTGCTCGCCGCGGCCCTCTCCGCCGATCCCGCCAACGCCCGGGCGAGCGCCCTCGCCCTCGGGCTGGATCCGGCCCGCGCCTACGAGGATTACGCCAAGATGGCCCAGGCTGAGGCGGCCCGGCCCGACGGCATCGAAGTGGTGGCCATCACCACCCCCAACCACCTGCACGCCCCGGTGGCGCGCGCCTTTCTCAAAGCCGGCATCCACGTGATCTGCGACAAGCCGCTGGCGCTGACCCTGGCCGAGGGGGAGGAGCTCGCCCGGCTCGCCCGCCAGCAGCGGCGGCTGTTTGCCCTCACCCACACCTACTCCGGCTACCCCATGGTGCGCCACGCCCGCGAGCTGGTGGCCGCCGGTGAGCTCGGCGAGCTGCGCTACGTGCAGGTCGAGTACCTGCAGGACTGGCTCGCCAACCCCATCCCCCCCGGTCAGAACAAGCAGGCGGACTGGCGGGCCGATCCGGCCCGCGCCGGGCGGGCGGGTTGCCTCGGCGACATAGGCACCCACGCCTACCAGCTGGCGGCCTTCATCACAGGGCAGCTGCCGAGCGAGCTTGCCGCCGAGCTGCACAGCTTCGTGCCGGGGCGGCTGGTGGACGATCACCTGCAGGTCTGGCTGCGCTACCCCAACGGGATGCGTGGGTCGCTCAACGCGAGCCAGGTCGCCAGCGGCGAGGAGAACCGGCTGCA encodes the following:
- a CDS encoding sugar phosphate isomerase/epimerase family protein gives rise to the protein MKTIKGPAIFLAQFMGEQPPFDTLSGLADWAAGLGFRGLQLPTDPRLFDLGLAANSQDYCDEISGLLAERGLVITELSTHLQGQLLAVHPAYDSLFDGFAPAAVRGKPAARTQWAADQLKAAALASRRLGLSAHVTFSGALAWPYLYPWPQRPSGLIEEAFAELARRWLPLLNAFDEAGVDVCYELHPGEDLFDGATLERFLEATGDHPRVNVLYDPSHMLLQQLDYLAFLDLYHERVRAFHVKDAEFRPSGRQGVYGGYAPWLGRAGRFRSLGDGQIDFGAIFSKLAQYDYPGWAVLEWECALKHPEDGAAEGADFIRNHIIRVAERPFDDFAGSGLAREAVRSLLGLGDSLSGNSGGKTGEKK
- a CDS encoding Gfo/Idh/MocA family protein; amino-acid sequence: MTRRLRLGMVGGGQGAFIGAVHRLAARMDDHYELLAAALSADPANARASALALGLDPARAYEDYAKMAQAEAARPDGIEVVAITTPNHLHAPVARAFLKAGIHVICDKPLALTLAEGEELARLARQQRRLFALTHTYSGYPMVRHARELVAAGELGELRYVQVEYLQDWLANPIPPGQNKQADWRADPARAGRAGCLGDIGTHAYQLAAFITGQLPSELAAELHSFVPGRLVDDHLQVWLRYPNGMRGSLNASQVASGEENRLQIRLYGDKASLIFRQEEPNQLWLTPIGGASQRLTRGRVESAAARHASRVPAGHPEGYLEAFAQLYTDAALQIHALASGLAPPPESLALTTVEDGVAGMRFIEASLASHAAGRWLPLS